A DNA window from Doryrhamphus excisus isolate RoL2022-K1 chromosome 2, RoL_Dexc_1.0, whole genome shotgun sequence contains the following coding sequences:
- the LOC131120081 gene encoding transmembrane protein 230-like isoform X2, whose translation MKASRGNMLDAGVFNKVKYSRLAADDDGYIDLQFKKSPPKVPYKAIALAVFLFLVGTLLITFGGLLLAGTIVVEHPDRTIPVIIIGILVFLPGFYHLRIAYYAAKGYRGYSYDDIPDFGD comes from the exons ATGAAAGCGAGCAGAGGCAACATGCTGGATGCTGGTGTTTTCAACAAGGTCAAATATTCGCGGCTGGCTGCGGATGATGATGGATACATTGACTTACAG TTTAAGAAAAGTCCACCAAAGGTCCCGTACAAGGCAATCGCACTGGCAGTCTTTCTCTTTCTGGTTGGCACCTTACTCATCACCTTTGGGGGTCTTCTTCTCGCTGGCACTATTGTGGTTGAG CACCCGGATCGCACTATCCCTGTCATCATCATAGGGATTCTCGTATTCCTTCCTGGATTTTACCATTTAAGAATCGCCTACTATGCCGCCAAGGGATACAGAGGTTACTCCTATGACGATATCCCAGATTTCGGTGACTGA
- the LOC131120081 gene encoding transmembrane protein 230-like isoform X1, producing MLVFSTRSNIRGWLRMMMDTLTYSCHLLLECHSLQFKKSPPKVPYKAIALAVFLFLVGTLLITFGGLLLAGTIVVEHPDRTIPVIIIGILVFLPGFYHLRIAYYAAKGYRGYSYDDIPDFGD from the exons ATGCTGGTGTTTTCAACAAGGTCAAATATTCGCGGCTGGCTGCGGATGATGATGGATACATTGACTTACAG CTGTCACCTGCTTTTGGAATGTCATTCTTTACAGTTTAAGAAAAGTCCACCAAAGGTCCCGTACAAGGCAATCGCACTGGCAGTCTTTCTCTTTCTGGTTGGCACCTTACTCATCACCTTTGGGGGTCTTCTTCTCGCTGGCACTATTGTGGTTGAG CACCCGGATCGCACTATCCCTGTCATCATCATAGGGATTCTCGTATTCCTTCCTGGATTTTACCATTTAAGAATCGCCTACTATGCCGCCAAGGGATACAGAGGTTACTCCTATGACGATATCCCAGATTTCGGTGACTGA